One Mustelus asterias chromosome 12, sMusAst1.hap1.1, whole genome shotgun sequence genomic region harbors:
- the LOC144501325 gene encoding uncharacterized protein LOC144501325, with protein sequence MGLKILLYVPNIIGYIRILLLLVCWWNFSYPQVFFPCYVISIILDGFDGFAARKLNQVSEFGAWFDVAIDNFGRTMLWSLLFQWGHFISSLEWCVLVCTHNSMGADWKNKFGNSPWWVRKTMANGFKTPVGAFAIFGLHVLPIWLYGYHNQVLSAAFLMPYTMQWIVTTFLVAGRLLCMAVEFWCIWIHVMYLVRNEKETQGK encoded by the exons GTTATATAAGGATACTCCTACTGCTGGTGTGCTGGTGGAATTTCAGTTATCCTCAAGTGTTTTTTCCCTGTTATGTGATTTCCATTATTCTTGATG GATTTGATGGGTTTGCAGCTCGGAAGTTAAATCAGGTATCTGAGTTTGGAGCTTGGTTTGATGTTGCAATTGACAACTTTGGGCGTACCATGTTATGGAGCTTACTCTTTCAG TGGGGACATTTTATAAGCAGCTTAGAGTGGTGTGTTTTAGTCTGTACACACAATTCCATGGGGGCAGACTGGAAGAACAAGTTTGGCAATAGTCCTTGGTGGGTTCGGAAAACCATGGCAAATG GCTTTAAGACTCCTGTCGGAGCATTTGCTATCTTCGGATTACATGTACTTCCTATTTGGCTGTATGGTTACCACAATCAAGTTCTATCAGCAGCATTTCTGATGCCTTATACAATGCAGTGGATTGTAACCACATTTCTTGTTGCTGGAAGACTTTTATGTATGGCAGTAGAG TTCTGGTGTATATGGATTCATGTTATGTACCTCGTACGAAATGAGAAGGAAACCCAAGGAAAATAA